The genomic DNA CCCACACTCAAGAAACATCACTATATCTTTTCTTCTCAAAAATAGAATCTAAAGTTTCATGAATTTTCACCTAGATTTTTCTGCCTAGAATatgcacaattattaatatttaaaatatcttaacaAAAGTAGGTTCAGAAAATAATAACCAAAACTTTACCTTTTATAAGTTGATATTATTTGTCTGTAGGGAACAAGGCAAGTATTAGTCACTAAAACTTATTTGTTGTCTACAttgatgaatgagtaaatgaatgaatgagaaattaTTATTTGGCTTAAACAGAGTTTATGCTCATATTCCCTGgagatcaggaaaaaaaacactGCTTGTTTAGCCATTAAAATGTACTTTGGggagaaaagacaaaagaaataaagacagtGACTATGACCAAGATGTATTTTTCTCTTATCTCTAGGAGGATCCACAAACATTATAAGATGATTAAAGATTGTAACAGCCTGGTCACGCTAATGCTGAACCAGACAGACCTGACCCCAGCCTCATTCATCCTTAATGGGATTCCAGGACTGGAGGACATGCACCTGTGGATTTCCTTCCCGTTCTGCTCCATGTATGTTGTGGCCATGGTAGGAAATTGTGGACTCCTCTACCTCATCCACTATGAGGATGCCCTGCACAGGCCAATGTACTACTTCTTGGCCATGCTTTCCTTTACTGACCTTGTCATGTGCTCTAGTACAATCCCTAAAGCCCTCTGCATCTTCTGGTTCCATTTCAAGGAAATCAGCTTTGATGGCTGTCTGGTCCAGATGTTCCTGGTCCATACCTTCACAGGGATGGAGTCTGGGGTGCTCATGCTTATGGCCCTGGACCGCTACATGGCCATCTGCTACCCTCTGCGCTACTCAACTATCCTCACCAATCCTGTCATTGCAAAGGCTGGGCTCTCCACCTTTCTCAGAGGGATGTTGCTCATCATTCCATTTACTTTCCTCACCAAGCGCCTTCCCTTTTGCAGAGGGCATATAATTCCCCACACCTACTGTGACCACATGTCTATAGCTAAGTTATCCTGTGGAAATATCAAGGCCAATGTTGTGTATGGCCTGATGGTTGCCCTCCTCATCGGGGGCTTTGACATCCTGTGCATCACAGTCTCCTACACCATGATCCTCCGGGCGGTGGTCAGCCTGTCCTCAGCAGACGCTCGGCAGAAGGCCTTCAGCACCTGCACTGCCCACATCTGTGCCATTGTTTTCTCCTACAGCCcagctttcttctccttcttttccCACCGCTTTGGGGGCCACACGATCTCTCCATCTTGCCATATCATTGTGGCCAATATTTATCTGCTCTTGCCTCCCACTATGAACCCTGTTGTCTATGGGGTGAAAACCAAGCAGATACGAGACTGTGTTATCAGAATCTTTCCAGGTTCTAAGGGTACCAAATCTCATAACATATAAAAGGAACATTTGTTTAGGGTGGGATGAGCAAGCAAAGAATACTTATTTCTGTCTGTTTAGTGAGGAGACTTGCCAAGAATAGGTATCTGGCCTTGCCAGGAAATCATGATGGGCAGTCTATCCCCAGTAAAATTACTGCAGTATAGCAAAATAAATTTCATGCCACATCACCCTCCACATGGGTTTTTTGCCTCCAGTTTCCCAGTAAAACTCAGGTCTCAATAATAATCAGAttcaaggaaggataaaaactaaTGTGAAGCAGGGATAATTAGCCAGAAAACAGAGCCAGGTGAAATTAATGATCTGGGGTCAGATGACCCAAATTGCTCTGTTTTTAAACTGTGAATGTTATTTCCAGTTTGGTAACTGCAATTTAACTCTGGAAAAAATGCACTGTATATTcttattatttataaaacttgTCTTTTCTCAATAACTTCTTAAAGATGAAACTAGAAAGTGTACCACGAGGTCATTAGTATAATGAGGTATAAGCCTTTGGGTATCTAATGAGAAAGTATCTGGTCAGGTTTCTCCTAACATGAGCCATTCACATAATTGTCTCCTTCCCAACCAGTGGGTTGTCTGTTTGACTCAAGATAACTTTCAAAGAAGGCACAGTTTGGAGATAGAAGCAGAACTCTTGATGACATTTATGAAATTTTATAATAAGTATATTTCTATAATTATAGGGTTATGGGAAAcaatggtttctttttttattttgagctaagaataaaaggagaattgattaatatttctttataataTTAAAACATTTGTAAATTAATATGAAGGTGAGAGACTATGAATAATAGTTTTATATCATTGCCATAGATCCCTTAAAGGAGACTGCAGTTGGTTCTTCCTGAACAACTTCTAAAAATCCACATTACTTTTCTCAGATGCTGTTAGTTTATGctcattacttttatttttgattCATCCTCTAgtgtttttcatttcataaaGGCACAAAACAAATAAACTCCCTTTACAAAGTCATCCTGTTTTGTTTCTCTATTTATCTGGATAGCAAAATTCTCTAAAGATTGCCAGTGTTCATTCTCTTCACTTACTCATCCTGAAATAATTCTTGCCCCCTTATGGCTTCCAGAATATCTTCCATCTCATCACTTCACTGAAGTAGCTTTtgtcaattttaaaattactttcatgTCACTAAATCTAGTAGATCTTTCTCTATGCCCATCTTGTCCTACCTGTCAACAATATTGACTACAGTTGATTAATCCCTTTGTCTAGAAACCCTCAGTCTCCTTGACTTCTGGAATACATCACACAGAGAATACTTCctatatagtcccatttgtttttccttttcctctgcatTTCTTTAGGCTAGCCTATCCCTGAGTTCAGCTCTCATTGAACCCAAATGCCTTTGTATGCTAATGACTCCcaaactgattaactcattaatggATTCATGGACACTCAGGTGCAAGTTCAAGATGGAACTTCATGGTACCTTTTTATTAATGGCATGCTAACTCTGTCATTTCTAGCTCCCTTTCTTGTTTggctgtttgtttttattttcatttccttacctCACTCCCAATCCTCAGGCCTGTCGTCCTTTGGCATTCTGTTcatacagaatatatttttaaatatgtgaatatgaagtcatttattaaatgtttattttagaaaCTTACACCTGTttattttgctaaaattttattatgTTGCTTACTTTCaactcttattatttttaaatgtatttatgttttcatgtATACTTCACTTCTTGCTCATGATTATTTTATAGACTTCCCGAGCATGCAAGCAACACTATTTTCTTAATCATTCCCTGATTATGGATATCTTTttttcagtgtctctctgtcaTCACAAATAATACTACAATGAACAGCTTtgctcacatacacacatatacacatgcatgtgtgcCCTTATGAAACTGGGGACTTTATTCAGAATACAAAGGAGTGGGTTAGTGGAGTCATAGTCTCTGAACCTTACCTTTAATGAAGCAGTCTTTAGACTGACTGGTGATGAACTTTCCAATAGAGACAGGGAGAGCCAGAAGACAATGAAATGATATTTTTGAAGTGCTGGAAAAATACTTCCAACTTGGAAATATAATTGAATAGAAAATtcttggagaaaaatgacaaaataagtATTTACTTACATAAAGGCTGAGAGGAAATGCTATAAAGTATGTTATTCAGAATATAGAATAATGATTACTCAATGAAGCACAGAACTGCAGATATAAATGAAACcatcaggaagaagaaaagttagttGGAGGTAATTATGAAAAAACATTTACTCTTTAAAATAGGGAGAATAacataatggaaaaaaaagaaacttatgtAAAGGTAAAATACACAGCAGTAAAACACAACAGGTGGGAAGAGAGTGAATAGAGTCAAAATCTTGTATTTACATTAATAAAAGTAACATACAATGAaatcaagaactggttctttgagaatataaacaaaatagataagcctctatccagacttaattaacagaaaaagagaatcaacacacatcaaccgaatcagaaacgagaatggaaaaatcatgacagactccacagaaataaaaagaattattaaagactactatgaaaacctatacactaacaagctggaaaacttagaagaaatggacaacttccaagaaaaatgcaaccttccaagactgaccaaggaagaaacgaaagttaaacaaaccaattatgagcaaagaaattaaaatgataatcaaaaaactacccaagaacaaaatccccgggccagacggatttacctgggaattttatcagacatacagagaagacataatacccattctccttaaagttttccaaaaaatagaagaggagggaatactcccaaactcgttctatgaagccaacatcaccctaataccaaaaccaggtaaagaccccaccaaaaaagaaaattacagaccaatatccctgatgaaagtagatgcaaaaatagtcaataaaatattagcaaaccgaattcaaaaatatatcagaaggatcatacaccatgaccaagtgggattcatccaagggatgcaaggatggtacaacattcaaaaatccatcaacatcatcaaccacataaacaaaaagaaggtcaaaaaccacatgatcatctccataaatgctgaaaaagcatttgacaaaattcaacatccattcatgataaaaactctcagcaaaatgggtatagagggcaagtacctcaacatataaaggccatatatgataaaacccacagctaacatcatactgaacagtgagaagctgaaagcttttcctctgagatctggaacaagacaaggatgcccactctccccactgttattttccatagtactggaggtcctagccacagcaattagacaaagcaaagaaatacaaggtatccagattggtaaagaagaagttaaactgtcactatttgcagatgacatgatattgtacataaaaaaccctaaagactccactccaaaactactagaactgatattggaatacagcaaagttgcaggatacaaaattaacacacagaaatctgtgactttcctatacactaacaatgaactaatagaaagagaaatcagaaagacaattccattcacaattgcatcaaaaagattaaaatacttaggaataaacctaaccaaagaagtgaaagacctataccctgaaaactgtaagacactcttaagagaaattaaagaggacagtaacaaacggaaactcatcccatgctcttggctaggaagaattaatatcgtcaaaatggccatcctgcccaaagcaatatccagatttgatgcaatccctatcaaattaccaacagcattcttcaacgaactggaacaaatagttcaaaaattcatatggaaacaccaaagaccccgaatagccaaagcaatcctgagaaagaagaataaagtagggggtatctcactccccaacttcaagctctactacaaagccatagtaatcaagacaatttgatactggcacaagaacagagccacagaccagtggaacagactagagaatccagacattaacccagacatatgtggtcaatCAATACAccataaaagagccatggacatacaaaggggaaatgacagtctcttcaacagatggtgctggcaaaactggaaagctacatgtaagagaatgaacctggaccaatgtctaaccccatgcacaaaagtaaattcaaaatggatcaaagacctgaatgtaagtcatgaaaccataaaactcttagaaaaaaacataggcaaaaatgtcttggacataaacattagctacttcttcatgaacatatctccctgagcaaagaaaacaaaagcaaaaatgaacaagtgggactatatcaagctgaaaatattctgtgcagcaaaggacaccatcaatagaacaaataggtaccctacagtgtgggagaatatatttgtaaatgacagatccgataaaggcttgacatccaaaagatataaagagctcacactcctcaacaaacaaaaagtaaataatctaattaaaaaatgggcagaggaactgaacagacagttttccaaaaaagaaattcagatggccaacagacacatgaaaagatgctccacattgctagttatcagagaaatgcaaattaaaaccacaatgagatatcacctcacaccagtaagaatggctaccattcaaaggacaaacgacaacaaatgttgacaaggttgtggagaaaggggaaccctcctacactgctggtgggaatgtaaattcgttcagccattgtggaaagcagtatggaggttcctcaaaatgctcaaaatagacttaccatttgacctaggaattccacttctaggaatttaccctaaaaatgcagcactccagtttgaaaaagacagatgcacccctatgtttatcgcagcactatttacaatagccaagaaatggaagcaacctaagtgtccatcagtagatgaatggataaagaagatgtggtacatatacacaatggaatattattcagccataagaagaaaacaaatactaccatttgcaacaacatggatggagctagagggtattatgctcagtgaaataagccaagtggagaaagacaaataccaaatgatttcactcatctgtggagta from Manis pentadactyla isolate mManPen7 chromosome 9, mManPen7.hap1, whole genome shotgun sequence includes the following:
- the LOC118933044 gene encoding olfactory receptor 52N4-like; this translates as MTKMYFSLISRRIHKHYKMIKDCNSLVTLMLNQTDLTPASFILNGIPGLEDMHLWISFPFCSMYVVAMVGNCGLLYLIHYEDALHRPMYYFLAMLSFTDLVMCSSTIPKALCIFWFHFKEISFDGCLVQMFLVHTFTGMESGVLMLMALDRYMAICYPLRYSTILTNPVIAKAGLSTFLRGMLLIIPFTFLTKRLPFCRGHIIPHTYCDHMSIAKLSCGNIKANVVYGLMVALLIGGFDILCITVSYTMILRAVVSLSSADARQKAFSTCTAHICAIVFSYSPAFFSFFSHRFGGHTISPSCHIIVANIYLLLPPTMNPVVYGVKTKQIRDCVIRIFPGSKGTKSHNI